A window of the Mucilaginibacter sp. cycad4 genome harbors these coding sequences:
- the dnaA gene encoding chromosomal replication initiator protein DnaA: protein MEKTCTNVWNSCLQIIKDNIPAQSFKTWFEPIKALRMEGSVLTIQVPSLFFYEWLEEHYVGLLRKTIKKQLGDEGRLEYNIVVEQSSSKPYTTNMPSNGNGADSKHQSMPIPISINKDIKNPFVIPGLKKLNVDPQLNRNYTFENFVEGDCNRLARSAGYAVAAKPGGTSFNPLMIYGGVGLGKTHLAQAIGNEIKRTLPDKLVLYVSCEKFTQQFVDALKHNNINDFVNFYQAIDVLIMDDVHNFAGKEKTQDFFFHIFNHLHQSGKQLIITSDKAPKDLAGLEERLLSRFKWGLSADLQIPDLETRMAILKNKIYQDGIDLSNDVIEYVAHNIDNNVRELEGAMVSLLAQSTLNRKEIDLNLAKQMLKNFVKNSSKEISMEYIQSLVCEYFEVPIEMVKSQTRKREIVQARQISMYLAKAHTKSSLKSIGHFFGGRDHSTVIYACQTVEDLIDTDKKFKGYVADIQKKLKMS from the coding sequence ATGGAAAAAACTTGTACGAACGTTTGGAATAGCTGCCTTCAGATCATCAAAGACAACATACCGGCCCAGAGCTTTAAAACCTGGTTTGAGCCGATAAAAGCTTTGAGGATGGAAGGAAGCGTATTAACCATACAAGTACCAAGTTTATTCTTTTACGAGTGGCTTGAAGAGCACTATGTAGGGTTACTGCGCAAGACAATCAAAAAACAATTGGGCGACGAAGGACGTTTAGAGTATAATATAGTTGTTGAGCAATCATCAAGTAAACCATACACAACTAACATGCCTTCAAACGGAAATGGCGCTGATTCAAAACATCAGAGTATGCCGATACCTATTTCAATTAACAAGGATATTAAAAACCCCTTTGTTATACCCGGCCTCAAAAAGTTGAATGTAGATCCTCAGCTTAACCGTAACTACACCTTCGAAAACTTTGTTGAAGGTGACTGCAATCGTTTGGCCCGCTCTGCAGGTTATGCCGTTGCCGCTAAACCAGGAGGTACTTCATTTAACCCTTTAATGATTTATGGGGGTGTTGGTTTAGGTAAAACTCACCTGGCACAGGCCATCGGTAACGAAATTAAACGCACCCTGCCCGATAAACTGGTACTGTATGTATCATGCGAAAAATTTACGCAGCAGTTTGTTGATGCTTTAAAGCATAACAACATCAACGACTTTGTGAATTTTTACCAGGCTATTGATGTGCTGATCATGGACGATGTTCACAACTTTGCCGGTAAAGAGAAAACACAGGATTTCTTCTTCCATATATTTAATCACCTGCACCAATCGGGCAAGCAACTGATCATTACATCAGATAAAGCGCCTAAGGACCTGGCCGGTTTGGAAGAGCGCCTGCTTTCGAGGTTCAAATGGGGCCTGTCTGCCGATTTGCAGATCCCTGACCTGGAAACCCGTATGGCTATCCTGAAAAATAAAATTTACCAGGATGGTATCGATCTGTCAAACGATGTGATCGAGTACGTTGCTCATAATATTGATAATAACGTACGTGAGCTGGAAGGCGCCATGGTGTCACTACTGGCTCAATCAACCCTTAACCGCAAGGAAATTGACCTGAACCTGGCTAAACAAATGTTGAAAAACTTTGTGAAGAACTCATCTAAAGAGATTTCGATGGAGTATATCCAGAGTTTGGTATGCGAGTATTTTGAGGTACCTATCGAGATGGTGAAATCACAAACCCGCAAACGCGAAATTGTACAAGCCCGTCAAATTTCTATGTACCTGGCCAAAGCCCATACCAAAAGCTCACTCAAATCAATCGGTCATTTCTTTGGCGGCCGCGATCACTCTACCGTGATTTATGCCTGCCAAACTGTGGAGGATTTGATTGACACCGATAAAAAGTTTAAAGGGTACGTGGCTGACATTCAGAAGAAACTGAAAATGTCGTAA
- a CDS encoding PhzF family phenazine biosynthesis protein, producing the protein MKKLPYFILDVFTNQPYKGNPLSVVWCDDELELSQYYNIAREFGYSETSFVWYSDAEKALKVRSFTPGNYEVGGGGHNFLGAVSLALLQGWDIFNGQGDEHWVTMKDEKLPVVINEENGLILVAVKQQTAQNLGTITPEIIAPALGLETTELELNNWKPTVMKTEVAHIMVPIKNRAILNRAVPNSDLLKEISKNYSFEGFYLFTTDVSENDYLTETRFFNPAYGIEEDPATGTAAGPLAGFLQQANYININQGYKILQGVLVNHPSTIHIKVTPDNVLVSGSSVIVMEGTLFL; encoded by the coding sequence ATGAAAAAATTACCTTACTTTATACTTGATGTATTCACCAACCAACCATATAAAGGCAACCCACTATCGGTAGTGTGGTGTGATGACGAGCTGGAATTATCACAATACTACAATATAGCCCGCGAGTTCGGTTATTCTGAAACATCCTTTGTATGGTATTCTGACGCTGAGAAGGCACTTAAGGTACGCTCATTTACCCCGGGTAATTATGAGGTTGGAGGTGGCGGTCATAATTTCCTTGGGGCTGTATCATTGGCTCTATTACAAGGATGGGATATTTTTAACGGTCAGGGCGATGAGCATTGGGTAACTATGAAGGATGAAAAATTACCCGTTGTGATCAATGAAGAAAACGGCTTGATACTGGTGGCAGTAAAGCAGCAGACCGCGCAGAATCTTGGCACTATTACCCCGGAAATCATAGCACCGGCTCTCGGTTTAGAAACAACCGAGCTGGAGCTAAATAATTGGAAGCCTACCGTCATGAAAACAGAAGTAGCTCATATCATGGTACCTATAAAAAACAGGGCGATCCTTAACCGGGCCGTACCCAACTCTGATCTGCTCAAGGAAATTTCAAAAAACTACAGCTTTGAAGGTTTCTATTTATTTACAACCGATGTTTCAGAAAACGACTATTTAACCGAGACCCGCTTTTTTAACCCGGCTTATGGTATTGAGGAAGATCCAGCTACAGGAACGGCTGCCGGTCCGCTTGCTGGATTTCTTCAACAGGCCAATTACATAAATATTAACCAGGGTTACAAAATTTTACAGGGAGTATTGGTAAATCATCCATCTACCATCCACATAAAGGTAACACCCGACAATGTGTTGGTAAGTGGCTCATCAGTAATTGTAATGGAGGGGACGTTATTTTTATAA
- a CDS encoding nuclear transport factor 2 family protein: MKKLILAVFILLSFQSIAQQTEQDAIKQTINTMFNAMRKGDSTMLRSTFAKGIAFHSVANKKDGTVNLEIENPDDFIKLIGTPHKGVYDERVTFSDIKIDGPLASVWTPYKFYLDYKYSHCGVDVFQLMKTANGWKIIYIVDTRRKDNCPE, encoded by the coding sequence ATGAAAAAACTTATCCTCGCAGTATTTATTTTATTATCGTTCCAATCCATCGCCCAGCAAACGGAGCAGGATGCTATTAAGCAAACCATCAATACTATGTTTAATGCCATGCGTAAGGGCGATAGCACAATGCTTAGATCCACCTTTGCTAAAGGAATCGCTTTTCATAGTGTAGCCAATAAGAAGGATGGAACCGTAAATTTAGAAATTGAAAATCCGGATGATTTTATCAAACTCATCGGCACGCCACACAAAGGCGTATACGATGAGCGCGTAACTTTTAGCGATATCAAGATTGATGGCCCGCTGGCCAGTGTTTGGACGCCGTACAAGTTTTATTTAGACTATAAATACAGCCATTGTGGGGTCGATGTTTTCCAACTGATGAAAACTGCCAACGGCTGGAAGATCATTTACATAGTTGACACCCGGCGGAAGGATAATTGCCCCGAGTGA
- a CDS encoding Uma2 family endonuclease yields MKNILDIPRTAMEVFNLLPEGTLCEVIDNTLYMSPSPTTDHQRILFDLAYQIRSLTKDANLGEVFIAPCDVYLDAEQNVVQPDIIYIKKERADIIQKKGIYGAPDLVIEILSSNKNYDKEKKFELYRRNSIPEYIIVDADSKEVLHYLLIEGTYQQQAYPEAGHMVVNQLSITLTF; encoded by the coding sequence ATGAAAAACATTTTAGATATACCGAGAACGGCGATGGAGGTATTTAACCTGCTGCCAGAAGGTACTTTGTGTGAAGTAATCGATAACACGCTCTATATGTCGCCCTCGCCTACAACCGATCACCAACGGATCTTGTTTGATCTCGCCTACCAGATTAGATCGCTAACAAAAGATGCAAATTTAGGTGAAGTGTTTATTGCGCCCTGCGATGTTTACCTGGACGCCGAACAAAACGTTGTGCAGCCGGATATCATTTACATAAAAAAAGAGCGGGCGGATATAATTCAGAAAAAAGGTATTTACGGCGCACCAGATTTAGTAATCGAGATACTTTCCTCAAACAAGAATTATGATAAAGAAAAAAAATTTGAATTATACAGGCGTAACAGCATACCTGAATATATCATTGTAGATGCTGATAGCAAAGAAGTATTACACTATCTCTTGATTGAAGGCACTTATCAACAACAAGCATATCCGGAAGCCGGACATATGGTTGTTAACCAGCTATCAATAACACTTACCTTTTAA
- a CDS encoding DUF5615 family PIN-like protein: MTTIASYKISIIIDENISWRLKKLLPSWDILPVNEIAPHGRLSDIHIWQFAKTNNYSILTFDEDFRELQNLYSFPPKIIWLRTGNVNTKAISDLLSESKNSIVQFIEDDSLGVYELYL, translated from the coding sequence ATGACTACTATTGCTTCTTACAAAATCAGTATCATTATTGATGAAAATATCTCATGGCGTTTAAAAAAACTGCTTCCGTCATGGGATATTTTACCTGTAAATGAAATCGCTCCGCACGGGCGTTTAAGTGATATCCATATATGGCAGTTCGCAAAAACTAATAATTATTCGATTCTAACTTTCGACGAAGACTTTCGGGAGTTGCAAAATCTTTATTCCTTCCCTCCTAAAATAATATGGCTTAGGACTGGCAATGTGAACACCAAAGCTATCTCCGACTTATTATCGGAATCTAAAAACTCAATAGTGCAATTTATCGAAGACGATTCGTTAGGGGTATACGAATTATATCTGTAA
- a CDS encoding DUF433 domain-containing protein: MRQIDYKQFIEVNPEIRFGKPVIMGTRITVYDVLQWLASGSTHEDILENFPQLNEDHIFACLAYAANKERTIRVA; the protein is encoded by the coding sequence ATGCGGCAGATTGATTACAAACAATTTATAGAAGTAAACCCGGAAATTAGATTTGGGAAACCTGTAATTATGGGTACTCGCATTACTGTGTATGATGTTTTACAGTGGCTTGCTTCCGGCTCCACACATGAAGATATTCTTGAAAATTTTCCGCAACTAAACGAAGATCACATCTTTGCTTGTCTTGCATATGCGGCCAATAAAGAGCGGACAATACGAGTTGCATAA
- a CDS encoding NUDIX hydrolase translates to MSKDLTWKLLSSSYIHKGPWATLRIDKCEMPNGKIVEDYYVLEYSNWVNAVAITEDNKVLMVKQYRHAAGVISLEIPGGVIDAGEEPVHAIRRELLEETGYQFDEFELICTVYGNPSTANNKTFTYFTKGGKKVQGQHLDELEDLIVEEYTIEEVKQLLLNNEIKQAMHCAGLFYGMMKLGVL, encoded by the coding sequence ATGAGTAAAGATCTCACCTGGAAACTACTTTCGTCATCATATATTCACAAAGGCCCCTGGGCCACCCTCCGCATTGATAAATGCGAAATGCCAAACGGCAAAATAGTTGAAGATTATTATGTACTTGAATATTCAAACTGGGTTAACGCAGTAGCCATAACCGAAGACAATAAAGTATTGATGGTAAAACAATACCGTCATGCGGCAGGTGTTATCTCGCTCGAAATTCCAGGCGGTGTGATTGATGCAGGTGAAGAGCCGGTACATGCCATACGCCGCGAACTACTGGAGGAAACCGGTTACCAGTTTGATGAATTTGAACTGATCTGCACCGTATACGGCAACCCATCTACGGCAAACAATAAAACATTTACCTACTTTACCAAAGGCGGTAAAAAAGTACAGGGTCAGCATCTTGATGAACTGGAAGACTTGATTGTTGAAGAATACACTATTGAAGAGGTGAAACAATTATTGCTTAACAACGAAATAAAACAAGCTATGCATTGCGCCGGTTTATTTTATGGGATGATGAAGTTGGGAGTGCTGTAA
- a CDS encoding TPM domain-containing protein — MFKKLILFFGFIFYVAVATAQDFPERSNTLVTDYTNTLKPTDKQQLETKLVAFNDSTSTQIAVVILKSTGSYDINDYGVQLLRKWGIGQKDKNNGVLVLVAIGDRKMSIQTGYGAEGSLPDIVTQDIIQNDLKPHFKQGDYYGGLDAGTNSIIKAMKGEYKAAKKQKQSNNGPAGFIVIVIVVIILILVFRNRGGGGGRQIIGRRGGASPFWWFLAGNMLGGGGRSSGSDWGGFSGGGGSGGGFGGFGGGSGGGGGSSGSW; from the coding sequence ATGTTCAAAAAGCTTATACTGTTCTTCGGATTTATATTTTACGTTGCTGTCGCGACTGCGCAGGATTTCCCGGAACGCTCTAATACCCTTGTTACCGACTATACCAACACCTTAAAGCCAACTGATAAACAGCAGCTGGAAACTAAGTTGGTGGCCTTTAATGATTCTACCTCAACACAAATTGCGGTGGTGATCCTGAAATCGACAGGGAGTTATGATATTAATGACTATGGCGTTCAGCTGTTGCGTAAATGGGGTATAGGGCAAAAAGACAAAAACAACGGCGTACTGGTACTGGTAGCTATTGGCGACCGTAAAATGAGTATCCAAACCGGCTACGGTGCCGAAGGCTCCCTGCCTGATATTGTTACGCAGGATATTATCCAAAACGACCTTAAACCACACTTTAAACAAGGCGACTATTATGGCGGCCTTGATGCAGGTACCAACAGCATCATCAAAGCCATGAAAGGTGAGTATAAAGCAGCCAAAAAACAAAAGCAAAGCAATAACGGCCCAGCCGGTTTTATAGTCATTGTTATAGTCGTAATTATCCTGATCCTGGTGTTCCGCAATCGCGGAGGCGGGGGAGGCAGGCAGATCATTGGCCGCCGTGGCGGTGCAAGCCCGTTCTGGTGGTTCCTGGCCGGTAATATGCTTGGCGGCGGGGGGCGGAGCAGCGGCAGCGATTGGGGAGGTTTTTCCGGTGGCGGTGGTTCAGGTGGTGGCTTCGGCGGTTTTGGCGGCGGAAGCGGCGGCGGCGGCGGTTCAAGCGGCAGCTGGTAA
- a CDS encoding TPM domain-containing protein, with amino-acid sequence MAVFNEEEQQRIRNAIEEAESRSSGEIRVCIEKRCNEEVLDRAAKYFLQLNMHKTKLRHGVLVYVATVDRKFAIIGDAGINQVVPPNFWDTTRDDMLQHFKYGDIVEGIVTGLRIAGEQLQKYFPHHDGDQNELPDDIAFMDGD; translated from the coding sequence ATGGCTGTATTTAACGAAGAGGAACAGCAGCGCATCCGTAATGCTATTGAGGAGGCTGAGAGCCGCTCATCGGGTGAGATCAGGGTTTGCATTGAAAAAAGATGCAATGAAGAAGTTCTTGACCGCGCCGCGAAATATTTCCTGCAGCTTAACATGCATAAAACCAAGCTCAGGCATGGTGTGCTGGTATATGTTGCCACTGTCGACCGTAAATTTGCTATCATAGGTGACGCCGGCATTAACCAGGTGGTGCCTCCCAATTTTTGGGATACCACCCGCGATGATATGCTGCAACATTTTAAATATGGCGATATTGTTGAAGGTATCGTTACAGGTCTTAGAATTGCCGGCGAACAGCTGCAAAAATATTTCCCGCATCATGACGGTGACCAAAACGAACTTCCCGATGATATTGCCTTTATGGATGGTGATTAA
- a CDS encoding LemA family protein, whose amino-acid sequence MKKLFSVILIIAAAMSLSSCSYNSMVKLDETVKAKWGAVQSDYQRRSDLIPNLVNTVKGAANFEKSTLTAVVEARSKATSVQVDPNKLTPESIKAFQASQGELSAALGKLLSITENYPDLKSNSNFHDLQIQLEGTENRINVSRKDFNDAVQEYNSKIRSFPANITAKMFGFSAKGYFTAEPGADKAPKVEFN is encoded by the coding sequence ATGAAAAAGTTATTTTCAGTTATATTAATTATAGCGGCGGCTATGTCCTTAAGTTCATGCAGTTATAACAGCATGGTTAAATTGGATGAAACCGTTAAAGCCAAATGGGGTGCCGTACAAAGCGACTATCAGCGCCGCAGCGATCTGATCCCCAATTTAGTTAACACAGTAAAAGGCGCAGCTAATTTTGAAAAAAGCACGCTAACAGCTGTGGTTGAGGCCCGTTCAAAGGCAACGTCGGTACAGGTTGACCCCAACAAGCTTACGCCCGAATCAATAAAAGCTTTCCAGGCCTCACAGGGCGAGCTAAGCGCTGCCCTTGGTAAATTACTTTCAATTACCGAAAACTACCCCGACCTGAAATCGAATTCTAACTTCCACGACCTCCAGATTCAGCTGGAAGGTACCGAAAACAGGATCAACGTATCGCGCAAAGATTTTAATGATGCTGTTCAGGAATACAACAGCAAGATCCGTTCGTTCCCGGCCAATATAACTGCCAAAATGTTCGGTTTTTCTGCAAAAGGCTATTTCACTGCCGAACCAGGTGCTGATAAAGCCCCGAAAGTAGAGTTTAATTAA
- a CDS encoding RNA polymerase sigma factor yields the protein MTTADERLQTIWNGCLSNDRKSQEQLYRLLAPRMLAVCMRYATDKDEAQDILQEGFIKMFRNMKNYRGEGSLEGWIRRIMVHCAISRYRKLKPMVLVDDFAAEEAAAIPISSSYNDNGLEAKDLMKLVQKLPKTYRSVFNMYAIEGYSHQEIGTSLGMSELLSRTTLHRARTLLKDMVAKLIMREEHCLAG from the coding sequence ATGACTACCGCCGACGAACGCTTACAAACAATATGGAATGGCTGCCTGAGTAACGACAGAAAGAGCCAGGAACAACTATACAGGTTATTAGCCCCCCGCATGCTGGCAGTTTGCATGCGTTATGCAACCGATAAAGACGAAGCACAGGATATATTGCAGGAGGGATTTATAAAAATGTTCCGCAATATGAAAAACTACCGCGGTGAAGGCAGCCTGGAAGGATGGATCCGTCGCATTATGGTACATTGCGCCATATCACGCTACCGCAAATTAAAGCCAATGGTTTTGGTTGATGATTTTGCAGCGGAAGAAGCTGCCGCTATACCTATCAGCAGCTCATATAATGATAATGGCCTTGAAGCTAAAGACCTGATGAAACTGGTACAAAAGCTACCAAAAACATATCGCTCTGTTTTTAACATGTACGCTATTGAAGGCTACTCACACCAGGAAATTGGCACATCACTGGGCATGAGCGAACTTTTATCGCGCACTACCCTGCACCGCGCCCGTACACTTTTAAAAGACATGGTGGCCAAACTAATCATGCGCGAAGAACACTGCCTGGCAGGATAA
- a CDS encoding FAD-dependent protein — MTKETEIVCPPGQHEDEAVLKQLASSALKIPLKNITALKILKRSIDARGRRVVYRMQVRVFIEEAYQPEIFTVNYPNIQFGRPVIIVGAGPAGLFAALQCIELGLKPIVIERGKDVKQRRRDLANINKQGLVNPESNYCFGEGGAGTYSDGKLYTRSTKRGDVNQVLKMFVAHGAAEDILIDARPHIGTNKLPQIITAMRETVLNAGGEIMFDTKVSQLLVDFGKIKGVKTLAGEKIMSDAVILATGHSARDVFEMLHSQNILIEAKPFALGVRIEHPQEIIDRAQYHCEYRGSDLPPSYYSLVEQVDDRGVFSFCMCPGGIIAPCSTEAGEIVVNGWSPSKRNNPFANSGTVVQVNLEDVAGDDNDPFKMLNFQKQVEQAAFTAGGGNLVAPGQRMVDFVQGRLSPDLPVNSYLPGTKSVELTEVLPGWINERLRKALPVFGKKMKGYYTNEAILVGVESRTSSPVKIPRDRETLQHPQVTGLFPCGEGAGYAGGIISAAIDGINCATAALKILS; from the coding sequence ATGACAAAAGAAACAGAGATAGTTTGCCCTCCCGGGCAGCATGAAGATGAGGCGGTTTTAAAACAACTGGCATCGTCGGCCCTGAAGATTCCACTGAAAAACATTACGGCATTAAAAATTTTAAAGCGTTCTATTGATGCGCGGGGCCGCCGGGTGGTTTACCGTATGCAGGTGAGGGTTTTTATAGAGGAGGCCTACCAGCCTGAAATTTTTACTGTTAATTACCCAAACATACAATTTGGCCGACCGGTAATCATCGTTGGCGCAGGCCCTGCCGGATTGTTTGCCGCCCTGCAATGCATCGAACTTGGATTAAAACCAATTGTTATTGAGCGGGGCAAGGATGTAAAGCAGCGCCGCCGCGATTTGGCCAATATCAATAAGCAAGGTCTTGTTAACCCCGAATCAAATTATTGTTTTGGCGAGGGCGGGGCAGGTACTTATTCGGATGGTAAGTTGTATACGCGGTCAACCAAACGGGGGGACGTGAACCAGGTGCTTAAAATGTTTGTGGCCCATGGAGCAGCCGAAGATATCTTGATTGATGCCCGCCCGCACATCGGCACCAATAAACTGCCGCAGATTATTACGGCTATGCGCGAAACCGTGCTGAATGCAGGCGGGGAAATCATGTTTGATACTAAAGTAAGCCAGCTGCTGGTTGATTTTGGGAAAATTAAAGGAGTAAAAACATTAGCAGGTGAAAAGATCATGTCTGATGCGGTGATCCTGGCGACAGGCCATTCGGCAAGAGATGTGTTTGAAATGCTGCACAGCCAAAATATTTTGATCGAGGCCAAGCCATTTGCTTTAGGGGTAAGGATTGAACATCCGCAGGAAATAATTGACCGTGCCCAATATCATTGCGAATACCGAGGCTCCGATCTGCCGCCATCATACTACAGTTTGGTTGAGCAGGTTGATGATCGTGGAGTATTTTCTTTTTGTATGTGTCCCGGTGGCATCATAGCTCCTTGTTCAACTGAAGCCGGCGAGATCGTAGTTAACGGCTGGAGCCCTTCAAAACGGAATAACCCTTTCGCTAATTCGGGCACTGTGGTGCAAGTTAATTTAGAGGACGTTGCTGGCGATGATAACGATCCTTTTAAGATGCTCAACTTTCAGAAACAGGTTGAACAGGCCGCTTTTACAGCAGGCGGCGGCAACCTTGTGGCACCCGGCCAGCGCATGGTTGATTTTGTGCAAGGCCGTTTATCACCCGATTTGCCGGTTAACTCTTACCTGCCGGGTACTAAAAGCGTTGAGTTAACTGAAGTTTTACCTGGTTGGATCAATGAACGTTTGCGCAAAGCATTGCCTGTATTCGGAAAAAAAATGAAAGGTTATTATACCAATGAAGCCATTTTGGTAGGCGTTGAATCGCGCACATCGTCGCCTGTTAAAATTCCGCGCGACAGGGAAACCTTGCAGCATCCGCAGGTTACCGGTTTATTTCCCTGCGGAGAGGGGGCGGGCTATGCGGGTGGTATAATTTCTGCTGCTATTGATGGGATTAACTGTGCAACTGCTGCTTTAAAAATATTATCATGA
- a CDS encoding DinB family protein, which translates to MTTSQKLFNQLESVLSGEPWYGPSVYAIVDGISFEAAYEKPAGSIHNIAGIILHMVGWTEEVMDRMNGMEAQLPVRGDWPEPGLPDEQKWKWIVEDLKLVNVNLAGFIQNFPEERWSEPVTGKQDRELGTGETYEHQVNGLIQHHIYHSAQIALLNRMING; encoded by the coding sequence ATGACAACATCTCAAAAATTATTTAACCAACTCGAAAGCGTTTTATCCGGCGAGCCATGGTATGGCCCATCGGTTTATGCCATTGTCGACGGTATAAGCTTTGAAGCGGCTTATGAAAAGCCTGCCGGGTCAATCCATAATATTGCGGGTATCATTTTGCATATGGTAGGCTGGACGGAAGAAGTAATGGACCGCATGAACGGCATGGAAGCGCAACTGCCCGTAAGGGGCGACTGGCCCGAACCCGGCCTGCCCGACGAACAAAAGTGGAAATGGATTGTTGAAGATTTAAAACTGGTTAACGTAAACCTGGCCGGCTTTATCCAAAATTTTCCGGAAGAAAGATGGAGTGAGCCTGTTACCGGTAAGCAGGACAGGGAGTTAGGGACAGGTGAAACTTATGAGCACCAGGTGAACGGTTTGATCCAACATCATATTTATCATTCCGCCCAAATTGCTCTATTAAACAGGATGATTAATGGCTGA
- a CDS encoding CoA-binding protein, translated as MADKKTLILGATPDTSRYANFAATRLVERGHTIVNVGIKTGEVAGVPIEKPETIHHDIDTITLYVGPQNQPPLYDYILKTNPKRIIFNPGTENTELRRKANEKGIETEYACTLVMLSVGEY; from the coding sequence ATGGCTGATAAAAAAACATTAATATTAGGGGCAACACCCGATACCAGCAGGTACGCCAACTTTGCGGCTACCCGCCTGGTTGAACGTGGGCATACCATTGTTAACGTTGGCATAAAAACAGGCGAGGTTGCCGGTGTGCCTATCGAAAAGCCTGAAACTATACACCATGATATCGATACCATTACGCTGTACGTTGGCCCGCAAAACCAACCGCCACTGTATGATTATATCCTGAAGACCAACCCCAAACGGATCATATTTAATCCCGGGACCGAGAACACTGAGCTGAGGCGTAAAGCCAATGAAAAAGGTATTGAAACGGAGTATGCCTGTACGCTGGTAATGTTATCGGTAGGGGAATATTAA